TTTTTTCTATAATTATGGTGGAATATATCATTAGGTATCATATTAAAAAATATCTTCCATTTTACTACTACAAAAAATTGAAAAAAATATATTGATTTACAGATTTAATTTTTCTGCTAAAGAATATCTTATTACTTTGGAGACTAGTGGATAAAAACTATATTGATAATTAGAAAAACATTTCGTATTTATAATAATATTGTGAATTTATAAAGGAATCTTATGGCAAAGAAGATACAATATAAGTCCCATTGCCTACATGTATATTTATTTTCTGAATACATAGGCATAAAAAAAGCTTAGATGAAACAATTTTCATCTAAGCTTTTTTTATGAATTATTCAGCTTCAAATTGGTCTTTGCCTACACCACATAATGGGCAAACAAAATCATCTGGAAGATCTTCAAAAGCTGTTCCAGCAGCGATACCTGCATCTGGTTCGCCTACTTCTGGGTCATATACATAACCACATACAGTACATACATATTTTGCCATAATAAATTTCTCCTTTCGATGAAATAATAATGAGTATTATTATATGATATTATCATCATACTGTAATTTCAATTAAATTTCATTGTTATTTTATGAATCAATTAAAACTATTTATTAATTGATTCTATTAATTTAAAAATTTTATTTTGAGGACTGTTTTGTTTTTTCCAAAGAACGTTTTAAATACTGCCCTGTATAGGAATCAACACACTCCGCCACTTCTTCCGGTGTTCCATTAGCTACTATTTCTCCACCCCGGGTTCCACCTTCAGGACCCAAGTCAATAATATGATCCGCAACTTTGATGATATCTAAATTGTGTTCAATGACTAAGACAGTATTCCCAGCATCCACTAGTTTTTGCAATACTTGGATTAATCGGTGTACATCCGCTGTGTGAAGCCCTGTGGTAGGCTCATCCAAAATATAGATGGTTTTTCCTGTAGAGCGTTTGGCAAGTTCAGTAGCCAATTTGACGCGTTGTGCTTCCCCACCAGAAAGGGTAGTAGCTGGCTGTCCTA
This is a stretch of genomic DNA from Clostridium facile. It encodes these proteins:
- the rd gene encoding rubredoxin, which produces MAKYVCTVCGYVYDPEVGEPDAGIAAGTAFEDLPDDFVCPLCGVGKDQFEAE